The nucleotide window TGATAAAGGACAATAAGGACAACTATATCCTGAATTCACTCCTTTTATAATGAGCCAGAGTCATTTCCTGGAACCTACACTAACCCCAGATGATAGGCTAAAATCAGGCAGATTCCTTGGCAAAGTATGAACAAAAAGCTAGTCTTTGGTCACTCAGTCTCTCTAGGGACAGAAGTGCCCAACCTCCTTAGTCCCATCATGATTCACAACTGTTGTGTGAAATTATTCTGAGGGATTTAGGAAAGGTGGGAAAGGGGAGCTAGAACCCCTCTCCCAAAATTCCATTGCAAATAGAACAAGATGCCAGAGGCCAACCCAAACATATCAGTCATAACAATAAATGAAGATGGAATaaatttcctattaaaaataaaaactcttagatgtcaatgaagaaacaaaatgtaaCCATAAAAGATAAACAGCACAAACTAAAatggttaaaagtaaaagaatggtctAAGAATACAGGAGTCAGAATATCATTTAGGAAAGTACAGAATTCCTTGGAAGGAGCATCCAGAAAGTCATTTTATACTCACAGTAAGAATAAGTCACAATAAAGACTAAATAGGAACAAGCCTGTAGACATCACATACTGCTGCAGcaaaatatgttaaaatcatTAGAGATACCAATACGTAATGCCACAAATAAGCAgtaatggaatattttaagaataactccaactgggatccctgggtggcgcagcggtttggcgcttgtctttggcccagggcgcgatcctggagacctgggatcgaatcctgcatcaggctccctgcatggagcctgcttctccctctgcctgtgtctccgcctctctctctctgtgtgtgactatcataaataaataaaaattaaaaaaaaaaaaaagaataactccaactcagagaaagagaagttgATTAATATAACTAGTTACATTTCCTTAgtggatttatatttttctttgtttttgaagaataaaCGTTCTTTTCCAATGGTTACCaagtgctctctcttttttttaaaagattttatttattcatgagacacacacacacacacacacacacagaagcacagacacagggagagggacaagcaggctccctgcagggagccagttgCCAGAGTCTattcgggactccaggatcactccctgagccaaaggcagatgctcaatcactgagccacccaggcgtccctaccaaGTGCTTCCGAAAAGGGATATAAAAGgctgtattatatataaaatggattttcttcAAGATGCAGTAACTCCATTTTCATGAGGCCCTCTTTCTTACACCTGTGAAATCCTGGACAGGACACAATAGATAAGCATAGGAAGTTCTCTGAAAGGTCGAAAGGAGGAGGCAGATTCCTGAGGCTGATCTCCGGAATGGAGGAAGGATATGATGAGCTCCTGATTTCCCTGCTGCTTCCCATAAATCCCAGACAGAGGTCTATAGAAGTCTTCAAGTAAAACCACCaataggggggcacctgggtggctcagtgtttgaacatctgccttgggttcaggtcgtgatccctgggttctgggatcaagtcccacatcgggctccctgcatagagcctgcttctccctctgcctgtgtctctgcctcactctctatgtctctcatgaataaaaaaaaaagaaagaaagaaaaagaaagaaagaaagaaagaaagaaagaaagaaagaaagaaagaaagaaagaaaccaccaataggcaaagaaaaaaaagaaaagccgaaaagaaaaaaaaaaaaaaacgccaaGATCAGCCAGTTCCCTCTAGCCAAAGGGCCAGGGAGGCCTGAGCACAGAAAACCTGTGTCCCAACAAAAGAGCTGATCTTTGTATTATCAGAGACCTGGAAGAAAAGGAATCAGAGTGAGACTGGAAAGTATTCTCAGAAATAAGGCTGAGAACTCCCCAAGTTCAGAAAGGCTGGACATCTATAGATTCAGGAGGCTGAGCAAACCCCCAAACAGGGTAAACCAAAGAAATCCATGTCAGGATACCTCATAATTAACTTCTAAAAACTGAAGACACACTTCTGAAAACTCCTGAAAGCAGGCAGGGAGAAAAGACCCAGGACTCACAGAGGAACAATCTGAATGACTGTGGATTTCTCCTTTGAAATcatggaggagagaaggaggtgaCAAAACATCGTCAAATGCTGAAAGAGATGAACTGTCAACAGCAAATTCTACATCCTGCAAAAATATCCTTTGGGAATTATGAGAAAATCAAAATACTCCTAAGTGAAGAAAAACTAAGAATTTGTGACTAGCAAATTCACTCTTAAAGAGCAACAAAAAGAGGTTCTCTAAAGAGAGAAATGATAACAGAAGGAGGTTTGgaacttcagaaaataaaaaaagaacatcaaaacatcaatatggataaaaatacaaataaatatggaaGACTCATTAAGAAACTCTTATGAGTTTCTTAAGTCATATATGGTGTTTGAAGCAACAGTTATAAccatctgatgtggggctcaatacgaagacaattatattttttaattgacaagGCTAAGAAACTGTTTACTTGAAGTGTCAAAACGTCAGTGCAAAGGGACTGTGATAAATTATAGATGTATCACATAATGCCTACAGCCACCACTAATGAAGCCATAcaaagtaatctttttaaaaagtactttatttttttttttaattttattttttatttatgatagtcacacacagagagagagagagagaggcagagacacaggcagagggagaagcaggctccatgcaccgggagcccgacgtgggattcaatcccgggtctccaggatcgtgccctgggccaaaggcaggcgccaaaccactgcaccacccagggatccctaaaaagtactttaaataaatcaagataGATTTGGAAAATGTTCAAGTAACCCACAGAAAGATAAGAGAAACAGAAGTTTGAGAAAcaggaaacacacaaaaaacaaaatggctGAGAAACTCTGACATCAATAAtggttttaaatgcaaatgatcTAGGCTtccggggcggggcgaggcgagCGGCTGGGGTCGCCGCGCGGCAGCTCGCTCCCGGCCTGTGTCTCCGCGCTCCCTGCTGCAATGAGCTTCCTCAAAAGTTTCCCGCCGCCCGGCTCGGCCGAGGGGCTTCGGCAGCAGCAGCCCGAGACCGAGGCCGTGCTGAACGGCAAGGGCCTCGGCACCGGCACGCTCTACATCGCGGAGAGCCGCCTGTCTTGGTTAGATGGCTCTGGATTAGGATTCTCACTGGAATACCCCACCATTAGCTTGCATGCGGTGTCCAGGGACCTAAATGCCTATCCACGAGAGCATTTGTATGTTATGGTGAATGCTAAATTTGGagaagaatcaaaagaatctGTTGCTGAAGAAGAAGacagtgatgatgatgttgaACCTATTGCTGAATTTAGATTTGTGCCTAGTGATAAATCAGCATTGGAGGCAATGTTCACTGCAATGTGTGAATGCCAGGCTTTGCATCCTGATCCTGAGGATGAAGATTCAGATGATTACGATGGAGAAGAATATGATGTGGAAGCACATGAACAAGGGCAGGGGGACATCCCTACATTTTATACCTATGAAGAAGGATTATCCCATTTAACAGCAGAAGGCCAAGCCACCTTGGAGAGATTAGAAGGAATGCTTTCTCAGTCTGTGAGCAGCCAATATAACATGGCTGGAGTCCGGACAGAAGATTCAATCAGAGATTATGAAGATGGGATGGAGGTAGACACTACACCAACAGTTGCTGGACAGTTTGAGGATGCAGATGTTGATCACTGAAGATGATTTATGCTGCTGTGGGATTCTGCTCATAACTAGGAAAGGACTAAAGAACTTGGTGCCTCTTCTACTGTGGAGTGGGTGTTGATGaaagtctttttccttctccaaaattTACCTGAACCAGTTCTTTTTTTGAGACAGACTATATACTGAGACAAAAAGTTGTCACCAGCAGAAGAAACTATGACCTTTATTAACAAAGGTGAATTAACTTAACCAAGAGGGTATTTGTAGTTTATCATCTACCCAAAACTTTTGTGTATAGGTATCCTCTGAGTAGGCCTATAGTTCCTGCTTTCACTATATGCATCTTCTGTAACCTGGCAGGCCTATGTGGTGAGAATGCGCAGGTGCTTGAAGACATAGGTAGACtggatgggaaggaaggaggctgaATCTAAGATATATCCTTTAGAGCCTAAGGATTCCCTTACCCcttagaaagaaagacaaagagatcTCAGAGAAATCCTGGCCACTGCTTGTTCTTCACAGGGATTAGGGTCTTTTTACTAATTTGGGATCCAGGTTAATTCATTTAGGCATCTTTAGAGAGCCTCTTGGGAAATATCCTAGCCACATGAAATACCACTAATATGGATGCTTCTGATTAGCTTTTACTTCTTTCACCATGTTTCACCAGTCTGTTTTGTTATAACCTCTTAGGTTATAGCCTTTAATTTCTAACCTCTTAGGTCAGTTTCCATAACAAATGAAATTGGGATGAAGTCCTCACAGTACTTCAATGATACTTGTTTTGTCTTTGTAATAGTTTAACAAATAAATCTaggttttctataaaaaaaaaaaaaaaaaaaaaaaaaaaaaaaaaaaaaaaaaaaaaataaatgcaaatgatctaaatataccaattaaaagcATAGATGAACagagtgtatttaaaaaatgttccaaCAATATGCTAGCTATAAGAAACTTACTTCAGTGAAACATAGGTAGATTgataataaaaaaacagaaaaggatttACTTGCAAATGTTACTCAGAAAAgcagttgggatgcctggctggctcaattgatAGAGCATGAGGCTCTTGAGCTCAGTGtcgttgagttcaagccctgcgttgggtatggagcctacttaaggaAATAAAGTAGGGGTGGCTATGttaatattagataaaatagATTTCAGGGCAGAGAGAATTTCTAGAAACAGAGACATTACCTTATGATAAAAGGTTCAGTGAGCCAGTaagacaaaatgattttaaatagaaacacGTCAAAAAACAGTCTCAAGATACACATACacgaagcaaaaactgatagagtTAAAGTAGAACctgacaaatccacaattatagttgggGTCTTCAACACCCACTCAACAATTGACAGAACTATCAGCCAAAAACTCAGCAAGGACATAGAGGACTGAACGATATAACTAACCAATAGGATCTAGTTGATGTGTACGTGAAGACCACAGCCCCCAACAATAACAAATACACTGTATTTTCAAGTGTGCATGGAGCACTCACCAGAGATGGACCATATTCTGGatcataaaacaaaactcaaaaaacctaaaagaattgaaatcatacagagtATACTTTCCGACTATAATGGCGTCAAACTGGATGTCAGTAGTAGACAGTAGAAACTTATTCATAGACTCTAAAATtaatctatttccaaataagccaAAGAGAAGGTCtcaaagggaatataaaaatatatagaactgaatgaaaatggaaattcaaTGTATCAAAATATGTGTGATACAGCTAAAGCCATATTATTAAGAtgccaattctccccaaattgattttAGAGccaatacaattaaaaataccagcaggcttttttttttttaagaaattgacaaACTATTCCTAAAATCTATATGAACAAGCTAAAGGcctagaataaataaaacaatttttgaaaagaatgagAATAGAGTTCTGAAAGAGACTCAACAAAaacagtcaattgatttttgaaaggTTGCAAGATGGAAAAAGGGAAGTTTTCAACAAATGGATACTGGGCGAAATGGATATCCACATAGAGAAAATGAACATTGATCCTTACCTCCCATCATCACAGAAATTCACTCAAAATGGATCGTGGCCCTAATGTAAAATGTAACGTTTAACCTAAAACCTAAAATTTCTAAGAGACAACACAGAAGGGGATCTTTGTGAACTTGAGGCAGGCAAAGATTACttcaataaaacataaaagacatGAACCATACAAGAAAATATGGTGAACcgaatatcaaaattaaaaatattgcttcCTGAATGACAccattttaaagagaataaaaaatgtagggtatggtgactatagttaacaatgctATATTGTATATCGAAAATTGCCAAGGCAGatctcatcacaggaaaaaaaaatatgtaactgtgtgtgatggatgttaactacactgtggtgatcattttgcaatatacacacggatcaaatcattatgctggaCTTCTAACAGTGGTTTAGGTCAATTATTAAGAGAATGAAGAGACAAGGCATGGACTTGTACAAAATATTTGTAACTCACATATGAAAGGACTTGaatccaaaatacatttttaaaaaatcttaaacatcAGAAGACAAGTATCCTGATTTAAAAgtggacaaaggaaaaaaaatggacaaaggatttgaAGAGACACTTTACAAAAGAAGATAGATGGGTGgcaagtaagcacatgaaaatgtgctcaaaacggggcagcccaggtggctcagtggtttagcaccgccttcagcccagggcctgatcctggagacctgggatcaagtcccatgtcgggctccctgcatggagctgtttctccctgtttctcctgtttctccctctgcctgtgtgtctgcctctgtgtgtgtgtgtgtgtgtgtgtgtgtgtgtgtgtgtgtgtctcatgaataaaaaaataaaatcttaaaaaaaaatagaaaaggtgcTCAAAaccattagtcatcagggaaatgcaaattaagaccacaatGGTACCATTACTTACccattagaatagctaaaatctaAAAAGCTTACTCTGTCAAATGTTAGTGAAGATTTGGAGCATACATTGCTGGAGAAGATATTAAATGGCACACCTGTCTTGGAAACAATTTCCCTTAAAGTTAAGCATATACCTACCATATATCCTGTCTGCACCAAacctaggtatttacctaagagaaacagaatatgtccatacaaatatttataatccatattcacagcagcattgcaATTCACTCCGGAGTATCTACAagctcattaaaaatataaaatattgtattttgctAGAGATCATACATAAAGGAAGTGAAGAGAGATATCCATCAACTCAGGTTAACTACTACCTCTGAGGAGGAGGTAGCAAGGAGgtaaagggaggaggaggaaggaggtaaAGTCTTTGATGGTAcctattaacatttatttctgtgaaaaaacaGAACACTATCTGAAACAAATATAGCAAACTATATAAAACATTGTTAAATGTAGGTGATGCATGcctatttgttattttctgtatatatgtgaaatattttatcatttaaaaaattgaattgctCTAAGAGAGacattctttgcctcttccaaaTATTACATTTATGGCAAATGTTTCCCTTAAAATGgctaacagaaaaataaaaaatacttacccaatttaaaaaataatt belongs to Canis lupus baileyi chromosome 15, mCanLup2.hap1, whole genome shotgun sequence and includes:
- the LOC140605014 gene encoding methylosome subunit pICln, which produces MSFLKSFPPPGSAEGLRQQQPETEAVLNGKGLGTGTLYIAESRLSWLDGSGLGFSLEYPTISLHAVSRDLNAYPREHLYVMVNAKFGEESKESVAEEEDSDDDVEPIAEFRFVPSDKSALEAMFTAMCECQALHPDPEDEDSDDYDGEEYDVEAHEQGQGDIPTFYTYEEGLSHLTAEGQATLERLEGMLSQSVSSQYNMAGVRTEDSIRDYEDGMEVDTTPTVAGQFEDADVDH